DNA sequence from the bacterium genome:
CCGGTCTCCTCCCCGACCTTGACCATCTGCACCACCATGGGCGGGAACATACCGCTCGCCGCAAGCGGGATCGCGATGCTTTCGCCCTCGCGGATGCTCGTGCGCACGGCCTCGATCGCCCGCGCAATGACCACGTTGTCGATCGCCTTACCGACGACCTCAAGCGCCTGCATGATGGGGACGCCGCTCGCCACCAGGGTCCCGAACGTCCGGCTGAATCGGGCGATCACGATCTTCTTGTTCACCGGCCCCAGGATGGGGAGCCGCAGCTTGATGTTATCGTAGTTCGCCCGGCCGGCCGGGGTGCGCACATACATGCGGAGCACATAGATGAAGGCGACGATCGCGACGGCAAGCGCCCACCAGAACCGCCGGATCAACATGCTCACGCCCATCGCGATCTGGGTGGGGAGAGGCAGTTCGGCGTTGGACCCCAACTCCTTGAAGAACGTGGCAAACTGCGGGATGATCACCACCGTCATGAAGAGCAGCGCGGCGATCGCGGCGGTGGCCAGCAGGATCGGGTAGGTGGTCGCCGACTTGATCTTCTGGCGCAGCGCCAGTTCCTTCTCCAGAAAGGCCGCCAGCCGGATGAGGACCTCGTCCAGCACACCGCCGGCCTCACCGGCCTTGACCATATTCACATACAGGTTGCTGAAGGCCTGGGGGTGCTTTCCGAGGGCGCTGCTCAAGGTGCCTCCGCCTTCGATGTCCACGCGGACGGCCTCGATCACCGCTTTGAGCTGCTTTTGCTGCGTCTGCTCCTCGAGGATCGACAGGGTCCGCACCAGCGACAACCCGGCGTTGACCATCGTGGCGAACTGCCGGCTGAAGACGGCCAGGTCCTTGAGGCCGATCCCCCGGAACCGGGCAAAGTACTCGCCGACTCCCACGGGCTCGGTTTTGCGCTGGAGGTTCGTAATGAAGAACCCCATCTCGCGAAGTTTCTGCGTGACGGTCTGATCGCTTTCGGCCTCGATCGCTCCCGCCAGCACTCTCCCGGTCTGATCCCGGGCGGTGTACTCATACACAGGCATGGCGCCTACCCTCCATAAGACTGATACGAGCAGCTGTGCCTCATACGTGGACGAGTTTTCGGAGCTCGTCGGGGTGAATCGCCCGGGCGAGCGCATCCTCGTGGCTGACCAAGTGGCGCCGGACCAGATCGGCCAGCGCCATATCCATCGTCTGCATCCCGTACTGGCCCCCGGTTTGCAGGGCGGACTCGATCTGATGGGTCTTGGCCTCGCGGATCAGGTTGCGGATCGCCGGCGTGGCCATCATGATCTCCACCGCCGGCACGCGCCCGATCTCGTCGAGGGTCGGCCAGACGCGCTGGATCGTCGCGGTGGACGCGGCGGCCCGCCGGTGCCCGTCCGTGTGGGCGCCGGACGCCCTGGTGGCGTACCGATGGTTGGGGAGCAACTGCTGCGAGATCACGGCCTCGATGACGGAGGCCAGCTGGATCCGGATCTGCTGCTGCTGATAGGGGGGGAAGACGTCGACGATCCGGTCGATGCTCTGCGCCGCGTTGGCGGTGTGCAGCGTCGCGAACACGAGGTGGCCGGTTTCGGCGATCGTGAGCGCCGCGGAGATCGTCTCGAGATCCCGCATCTCGCCGACCATCACGACGTTCGGGTCCTCGCGCAGCACGCCGCGGAGCGCGTTGGGAAAGCTCTGCGTATCGAATCCCAGTTCCCGCTGGTTGACGATGCCCTTCTTGTGGTCGTGCAGGTACTCGATCGGATCCTCAACGGTCACGATGTGCGCCGCCCGCTCCGAGTTGATGGCGTCGAGCATGGCGGCGAGGGCTGTGCTCTTGCCGTGTCCGGTCGGCCCGGTGACGAGGACCAGCCCGCGCGGCTTTCGGGAGAGATCCCGCAAGATCGGCGGGAGGTTGAGGTCTTCGATGGAGGGGATCACCGAGGGGATCGACCGCATGGCGATGCCGGTCGCGCCCCGCTGGCGGTACAGGTTGACGCGGAACCGCCCCAGGCCGGGAACCCCGTAGGACAGGTCGAGTTCCCAGGTTTTCTCGAACTTCTGCTTCTGGAAGGCGTTCAGCATGCTGTACGCCAGCTGCGAGGTGTCCTCCGGGGAGAGGACCTCGCGGTGCTCGAGCGGCTGGAGCTTCCCCCACACCCGGATCGTCGGCTTTCGGCCGGCGGTGAGGTGAAGATCGCTCGCCTGCGCGTCCATCGTTTCCTTGAGCAATTCGTTGATGTGCATCAGGATCCCCCCGCTCTAAGATAATGAGTGCCGTATTGAGTCGCGCGTTTCCCAATCGCTGCGCGCCGTCATAGACTCGTTCCCCTTAGTCGCTGACGAAGACGACATCGAGGACCTCCTCTGGGCTGGTCGACCCGAGGATGACCTTCTCCAGCCCATCCTCCGCGAGGGTCCACATCCCCGCCTTCACCGCCTGCTCCTTGATCTCCGTAATCGACGCCCGCTTCGTGATCAACGTCTTGATCACATCGTCGATGACCATGATCTCGAAGATCCCGTTCCGCCCCTTGTACCCGATCTTCGTGCAGAACTCGCATCCCACCGGCCGGTAGATCGGCACCTGGCCGTCGCCGGCCAGCATCGTCGCACCCAGGCGCTGCAGCACCTCCGCGGGCGGCGTGTAGACTTGCTTGCACTTGTCGCACAGGATTCGGACCAAGCGCTGCGCGATCACGCCGATCAGCGACGACGCGACGAGAAACGGCTCGATCCCCATGTCCACGAGCCGGGTGACCGCGCCCGGGGCGTCGTTGGTGTGCAACGTGCTCAGCACCAGGTGGCCGGTCAGGGCGGCGTGGATGGCGATCCTGGCGGTCTCCTCGTCGCGGATCTCACCGACCATGATGATGTCGGGGTCCTGCCGGAGGAACGACCGGAGGCCGTTGGCGAACGTGAGGCCCGCCTTGGGGTTCACCTGCACCTGGTTGATGCCGGCGAGCTGGTATTCCACCGGGTCCTCGACCGTGACGATGTTGGTCTCCGTCGAGTTGAGCTTGTTAAGAATGGTGTAGAGGGTCGTCGTCTTCCCGCTGCCCGTCGGTCCGGTCAGCAGGATGATCCCGTACGGCTTCGTGAGCATGGACTCGAACCGCTGACGGTTTTCGGCGAGGAGCCCGATCTTCTCGATGCTGACCAGCGTCTGGCTCTTGTCGAGGATCCGCATCACGACCTTCTCGCCGAACACCGTCGGGATCGTACTCACCCGCAGGTCAATTTCCTTGTTCTCCACTTTGAGCTGGATCCGCCCGTCCTGGGGGAGGCGGCGCTCGGCGATGTCCATGTCCGCCATGATCTTGATCCGCGAGATGATCGCCGCGTGGATGTGGCGGGGTGGGGTCATGACGTTGTACAGCGAGCCATCGATGCGGTAGCGGACCCGCACCCGCGTCTCCTGCGCCTCGATATGGATGTCACTGGCGCGCTGGCGAAGCGCCTGGACGATAATGGAGTTGACGAGGCGGACGACCGGCGCCTCGTCGACCAACTTGCGGAGGCCCTCGAGCCCCATCTCTTCAGCGGAGTCCGTCTTGATGTCCTTGATCATGGCCCGGATGCTGTCGTCGAGCGCGGGGTACTGGTTCAGCACCCGCAGGAACCCGTCGTGCGAGATGACCACGGGCTCGATATCCTGCCGGAGCTGACGCCGGACGTCGTCCAGGGCGACCACGTCCAGGGGGTCGACCATCCCCAATCGGAGCTTGCCGTCGACGGCGCCCAGCGGGATCAGCTGATACCGCCGGGCCAGGTGCTCGGGCAGCACGAGGAGCGCCGTCTCGTCCGGAACGATGTCATCGAGGTCAACGAACTCGAGGCCGAGCTGCTTGGCGATTGCGAGCGCGATGTCTTTTTCGGTGCCGATGCCCATGCCGATGAGCACCCGCCCCAGGCGTTCCTTGCTCTGCTTTTGCAGCTCCATCGCCTCGGTGAGCTGATCGGCCGTGATCAGCCCGGCCTCGACGAGAACTTCGCCAAGCAGTTTTCTCCGCCGCGAAGTGGTGGCCACTCGATCCCTCCGCCCTACGCTCGCTCGGATGCGGCGCCGGCGTGCCTTGCGGCCGTCATGTCCGCACCGGTTCGGGATTCGCAAGGAACCCGGTGTCGAGCAGGTACGCGTAGATCTGCTGGAGCTTCGCGAATCCGTGGAAATCCGCCCGGTATTCTTTCTCCAGCTTGTAGTCCAGCTCGATGAACTTGTTGAGCGTCACGAAGAACGCGTACTGGACGATGTACGAGGCGCTGGCCGGGGCGTCCCGGTTCTTGTCGACAAAGAGGTTCACGATGTCGATGTGCGGGACGGTGTCGGGGTCGATATTCGATGCCTTGGCGCGGGTCTGCAGGAACTGCTGAAGTTCCCCGGTGGCCTTCCAATCCTTGGCCATCACCATCGCGACGTCGAGGTCGTACTCGAGGTCGCCGCTCCCCATGCTGTGATGCATGGTGGGCCGCTCGAACTGCGAGTACTCGGCCTCGGCCTCCGCCGGGCGCTCGTCGAGACGGCACCCCTCCTTGTCGAGGGGGGAGATCGCAAAGATCGGGATGTTGAGCTCGAGGCTCATCTCCGCCAGCGCGGTCGAGATCAGGTCGTTGCGCGCCTTCCAGTCCTCGACGTACTCGTCCAGCGGGATCTTCTGCAGGTAGTCGAGGAAGATGACGACGTCGTTGGTTTGAAACTCCTGCATCACGTTGTACACGTGCGTGCGGATCCGGCTGAGCGTGTCCTGCCGGCTCCCCTCGATGAGGTAGAGGTACGGCGCGTACCGCGACATCCGCTCCTGTGCGGCCTCCAGCTGGGGGGCAATCGGGTCGCCGCCGGGTTTTCCGCCCACGAGGATCGTCGCCGGATCGATGCCGGTCTCCTTGGCAAACAACCGCGCCGCGAGCACCCGGGAGGTCTGCTCCCACGAATAGTACAGGCAGGGCACGCGATGGTTGGACGAGACGTACGTCGCCAGCTCGAGCGCAAAATTGCTTTTCCCGCGCCGCGGCGCGCCCGCGAGGCCGTAGTAGAAACCCCGCCGCAGGCCTGACAACAACGCATTCAGGCGCTCGAACGGGGCGATCGAGAAGCCGAGGATCCCGCCGGCCCCCGCCAGGCGGGCGGCGTCCTCGGTCAGCGCGGTCAGCACGCTGGTCACCGGGCCGATCCGCTGGCGTACCCGCCGCTTCTGGAGCTCGATGAGCGTGTGGATCATGTCGGTCGTGAACTGGATCAGATCGCCGCGGCCGCCCGTGTCGGTCCCGCCCAAATACCCGCCCAATTGGTCGTGCATGGTTTGCAGCCGCTCGCGGCTGTCGCGGTTCCGGAGGGAATCGACGTACGACATCATCCGGCCGGCGTCGGGCGGGCGCATCGCCAGGACGGCCCGCAGGTAGTGCTCCATCTCGGCGTTCAGCACGCCCCGAGACTCGAGATGGTTGCGCACGGTGACATCATTGATCACTTCGCCGCCGCGCGCGAGATACAGGTCGATCAACGCGTTGCAGAGCCGCCGGGCCACAGGAGAGGGCAGGAGTTCAGGCGTAAACCCCTCGTTGAGGGCGATCGTGATCAGCTGCCGGTCCCGCACGAAACCCTTTAGGATCTGGGCTTCAATGTCTTCGTAATCCATTACTCCCCTCCTGACGCGAAAGCCCGCTTGCCGATCACCCGCACAAGAGACGCACGGTCAGCCACAACGCGCGTTTCGGACCGAGAGGGTGCGAGTTAGTATACAGTAATGTGCCCGGAATTGCCACCAACTCGGACACGGACCCGCACGCCGACCCCGCGCACTCCCGGGACTCCGCCACCGCTACATCGACTCGCTGACGAAGACGACCCGCAGCATCTCCTCAAACGTCGTGACCCCCTCCAGGACCTTCCGGATGGCGTCTTGCTTGAGGGTCCGCATGCCTTCCTCGATCGCCCCGTCCCGCAACTGCTCGGTGGCCGCGCCGCCGACCGCAAGGGCCCGGAGCCGGTCGGTCATCACCATGAGCTCGAACACGCCGATCCGACCCTTGTAGCCGGTCTTCCGGCACACCTCGCAGCCCCGGCCCCGGAAGAGCTGCACATCTTCGGCGCGCTCGGCGTCGACGCCGAGGCGCTTGAGCGCGTCAGCGGGAGGCACATACGCTTCCTTGCATTTCGAACAGATCACCCGGACGAGGCGCTGCGCGAGCACTCCAATCAACGAGGAGGTGATCAAGAAGGGTTCGATCCCCATGTCGCGGAGCCTGACCACCGCGCCCGGGGCGTCGTTGGTGTGGATCGTGCTGAGCACCAGGTGTCCGGTCATGGACGCCTGCACGGCGATCTCGGCGGTCTCACGATCCCGGATCTCCCCGATCAGCACGACGTCCGGGTCCTGCCGCAGGATCGTCCTGAGCCCGCTGGCAAAGGTCAGGCCGACCTTCGGGTTCACCTGGACCTGGTTGACGCGAGGGATCTGGTACTCGACCGGGTTCTCGACGCTCACGATGTTCCGCTCCGCCGTGTTGATCCTGGCGAGCGAGGTGTACAGCGTCGTCGTCTTCCCGCTTCCCGTGGGGCCGGTGACCAAAATGAACCCATAGGGCTTGGTGATCAGACCCTCCCAGGTCTCCAAAATGGAATGCGCGAACCCGATGTCATGGAGGGCGACCTTGGTGCTGCTCTGATCGAGGATCCGGAGTACGACCTTCTCCCCAAGCACCGTGGGCAGGGTGCTGACGCGCATGTCGTACTCCTTGCCCTCGGCCCGGAGGTGGATGTGCCCGTCCTGCGGCAGACGGCGCTCCGCGATGTCCATATCGGCGAGGATCTTGATGCGCGAGATCAGCGGGGCCTGGACGGACTTCGGCGGATTCATCAGGTCC
Encoded proteins:
- a CDS encoding type II secretion system F family protein, which translates into the protein MPVYEYTARDQTGRVLAGAIEAESDQTVTQKLREMGFFITNLQRKTEPVGVGEYFARFRGIGLKDLAVFSRQFATMVNAGLSLVRTLSILEEQTQQKQLKAVIEAVRVDIEGGGTLSSALGKHPQAFSNLYVNMVKAGEAGGVLDEVLIRLAAFLEKELALRQKIKSATTYPILLATAAIAALLFMTVVIIPQFATFFKELGSNAELPLPTQIAMGVSMLIRRFWWALAVAIVAFIYVLRMYVRTPAGRANYDNIKLRLPILGPVNKKIVIARFSRTFGTLVASGVPIMQALEVVGKAIDNVVIARAIEAVRTSIREGESIAIPLAASGMFPPMVVQMVKVGEETGSLETMLTKVADFYDTEIENTVASLTSILEPVLIVGMGVVIGAMLISLYLPIFNLALAVK
- a CDS encoding type IV pilus twitching motility protein PilT, yielding MHINELLKETMDAQASDLHLTAGRKPTIRVWGKLQPLEHREVLSPEDTSQLAYSMLNAFQKQKFEKTWELDLSYGVPGLGRFRVNLYRQRGATGIAMRSIPSVIPSIEDLNLPPILRDLSRKPRGLVLVTGPTGHGKSTALAAMLDAINSERAAHIVTVEDPIEYLHDHKKGIVNQRELGFDTQSFPNALRGVLREDPNVVMVGEMRDLETISAALTIAETGHLVFATLHTANAAQSIDRIVDVFPPYQQQQIRIQLASVIEAVISQQLLPNHRYATRASGAHTDGHRRAAASTATIQRVWPTLDEIGRVPAVEIMMATPAIRNLIREAKTHQIESALQTGGQYGMQTMDMALADLVRRHLVSHEDALARAIHPDELRKLVHV
- the gspE gene encoding type II secretion system ATPase GspE codes for the protein MATTSRRRKLLGEVLVEAGLITADQLTEAMELQKQSKERLGRVLIGMGIGTEKDIALAIAKQLGLEFVDLDDIVPDETALLVLPEHLARRYQLIPLGAVDGKLRLGMVDPLDVVALDDVRRQLRQDIEPVVISHDGFLRVLNQYPALDDSIRAMIKDIKTDSAEEMGLEGLRKLVDEAPVVRLVNSIIVQALRQRASDIHIEAQETRVRVRYRIDGSLYNVMTPPRHIHAAIISRIKIMADMDIAERRLPQDGRIQLKVENKEIDLRVSTIPTVFGEKVVMRILDKSQTLVSIEKIGLLAENRQRFESMLTKPYGIILLTGPTGSGKTTTLYTILNKLNSTETNIVTVEDPVEYQLAGINQVQVNPKAGLTFANGLRSFLRQDPDIIMVGEIRDEETARIAIHAALTGHLVLSTLHTNDAPGAVTRLVDMGIEPFLVASSLIGVIAQRLVRILCDKCKQVYTPPAEVLQRLGATMLAGDGQVPIYRPVGCEFCTKIGYKGRNGIFEIMVIDDVIKTLITKRASITEIKEQAVKAGMWTLAEDGLEKVILGSTSPEEVLDVVFVSD
- a CDS encoding DnaB-like helicase C-terminal domain-containing protein, with the translated sequence MDYEDIEAQILKGFVRDRQLITIALNEGFTPELLPSPVARRLCNALIDLYLARGGEVINDVTVRNHLESRGVLNAEMEHYLRAVLAMRPPDAGRMMSYVDSLRNRDSRERLQTMHDQLGGYLGGTDTGGRGDLIQFTTDMIHTLIELQKRRVRQRIGPVTSVLTALTEDAARLAGAGGILGFSIAPFERLNALLSGLRRGFYYGLAGAPRRGKSNFALELATYVSSNHRVPCLYYSWEQTSRVLAARLFAKETGIDPATILVGGKPGGDPIAPQLEAAQERMSRYAPYLYLIEGSRQDTLSRIRTHVYNVMQEFQTNDVVIFLDYLQKIPLDEYVEDWKARNDLISTALAEMSLELNIPIFAISPLDKEGCRLDERPAEAEAEYSQFERPTMHHSMGSGDLEYDLDVAMVMAKDWKATGELQQFLQTRAKASNIDPDTVPHIDIVNLFVDKNRDAPASASYIVQYAFFVTLNKFIELDYKLEKEYRADFHGFAKLQQIYAYLLDTGFLANPEPVRT